One genomic segment of Hymenobacter psoromatis includes these proteins:
- the groL gene encoding chaperonin GroEL (60 kDa chaperone family; promotes refolding of misfolded polypeptides especially under stressful conditions; forms two stacked rings of heptamers to form a barrel-shaped 14mer; ends can be capped by GroES; misfolded proteins enter the barrel where they are refolded when GroES binds), with product MAKNIQFDTEGRDRLKRGVDKLANAVKVTLGPKGRNVIIDKKFGAPTITKDGVTVAKEIELRDPIENMGAQLVKEVASKTADQAGDGTTTATVLAQAIYTAGSKNVAAGANPMDLKRGIDKAVQAVVANLKAQSKPIANSAEIAQVGTISANNDAEIGKMIADAMDKVGKEGVITVEEARGTETEVKTVEGMQFDRGYLSPYFVTNPEKMEAEFENPYILIYDKKVSTMKELLPVLEQVLQTGKPLLIISEDVDGEALATLVVNKLRGSLKIAAVKAPGFGDRRKAMLEDIATLTGGTVISEERGYKLENATLDYLGTAEKIIIDKDNTTIVNGKGQKEDITARISQIKAQMETTTSDYDKEKLQERLAKLSGGVAILYIGASTEVEMKEKKDRVDDALHATRAAVEEGVVPGGGVALVRAIEALDAVNTLNGDERTGVNIIRTALEAPLRTIVQNAGGEGSVVVQKVRDGKGDYGYNAREDRYENLTAAGIIDPTKVTRLALENAASIAGLLLTTEAVISDEPEPKEGGAGHSDGGMGGMGGMGGMM from the coding sequence ATGGCTAAGAACATTCAATTTGACACCGAAGGCCGCGACCGCCTCAAACGGGGCGTAGACAAGCTCGCCAACGCCGTAAAAGTAACCCTCGGCCCCAAGGGCCGCAACGTTATTATTGACAAGAAGTTCGGCGCGCCGACCATCACCAAGGACGGCGTGACCGTAGCCAAGGAGATTGAGTTGCGCGACCCCATCGAGAACATGGGCGCGCAGCTCGTGAAGGAAGTAGCTTCCAAAACGGCTGACCAGGCCGGCGACGGCACTACTACTGCTACCGTGTTAGCCCAGGCCATTTACACGGCCGGCTCGAAAAACGTAGCCGCCGGCGCAAACCCGATGGACCTGAAGCGTGGCATCGATAAGGCCGTGCAGGCCGTAGTAGCCAACCTCAAGGCTCAGTCGAAGCCTATTGCTAACAGCGCCGAAATTGCGCAGGTAGGTACCATCTCGGCCAACAACGACGCGGAAATCGGCAAGATGATTGCCGACGCGATGGATAAGGTTGGCAAAGAAGGTGTTATCACGGTGGAAGAAGCCCGTGGCACCGAAACCGAAGTGAAGACGGTAGAAGGCATGCAGTTTGACCGCGGCTACCTCTCGCCCTACTTCGTGACCAATCCCGAGAAGATGGAGGCCGAGTTCGAAAACCCCTACATCCTCATCTACGACAAGAAGGTGAGCACCATGAAGGAGCTGCTGCCGGTGCTGGAGCAAGTGCTGCAAACCGGTAAGCCCCTGCTCATTATCTCGGAAGATGTGGACGGCGAAGCCCTCGCTACCCTAGTGGTGAACAAACTGCGCGGCTCGCTGAAAATTGCCGCCGTGAAGGCTCCCGGCTTCGGCGACCGCCGCAAGGCCATGCTCGAAGACATCGCAACCTTGACGGGTGGTACGGTGATTTCGGAAGAGCGCGGCTACAAGCTGGAGAACGCGACCCTCGACTACCTCGGCACGGCCGAGAAAATCATCATTGACAAGGACAACACGACCATCGTCAATGGCAAGGGCCAGAAAGAGGATATTACGGCCCGCATCAGCCAGATTAAGGCGCAGATGGAGACTACGACCTCGGACTACGACAAGGAGAAGCTGCAAGAGCGCTTGGCGAAGCTGAGCGGTGGCGTGGCCATTCTCTACATCGGTGCCAGCACCGAGGTGGAGATGAAGGAGAAGAAAGACCGCGTGGATGATGCCCTGCACGCCACCCGCGCCGCCGTTGAGGAAGGCGTGGTGCCCGGCGGTGGCGTAGCCCTAGTGCGCGCTATTGAGGCGCTCGACGCGGTAAATACCCTGAACGGCGACGAGCGCACGGGGGTCAACATTATCCGCACGGCCCTCGAAGCGCCGCTGCGCACTATCGTGCAGAACGCCGGTGGCGAAGGCTCGGTAGTGGTGCAGAAGGTGCGCGATGGCAAAGGCGACTACGGCTACAACGCCCGCGAGGACCGCTACGAGAACCTGACGGCCGCTGGCATCATCGACCCGACTAAAGTAACCCGCTTGGCGCTTGAGAATGCCGCTTCTATCGCTGGCCTATTGCTGACGACTGAAGCCGTTATCTCGGACGAGCCGGAACCAAAGGAAGGCGGTGCCGGCCACAGTGATGGTGGCATGGGCGGAATGGGTGGCATGGGCGGCATGATGTAA
- the groES gene encoding co-chaperone GroES, producing MALSIKPLADRVVIKAAAAEATTKSGIIIPDTAKEKPQRGEVVAVGEGKTSDNGTIIKPEVKVGDQVLYGKWTGTEITVDGEDYLIMQEKDILAVM from the coding sequence ATGGCACTTAGCATTAAACCGCTGGCCGACCGCGTAGTCATCAAAGCTGCCGCCGCGGAAGCCACCACCAAGTCTGGCATCATCATCCCCGATACGGCCAAGGAAAAGCCGCAGCGCGGCGAAGTCGTAGCCGTGGGCGAGGGCAAAACGTCGGACAACGGTACTATCATCAAGCCCGAAGTGAAGGTGGGCGACCAAGTGCTGTATGGCAAGTGGACCGGCACGGAAATCACCGTGGATGGCGAGGACTACCTCATCATGCAGGAAAAGGACATTCTGGCCGTTATGTAA
- the secG gene encoding preprotein translocase subunit SecG, with protein sequence MYFALVILILLVCLLLSLIVLAQNPKGGGVGSQFGGGAVNLMGVKRTGDLLEKLTWGFAIGLIVLTLATHMLGGGSAAPVRSVNQQAAQRAVVPTAPTAPAPGVGAPGPAPTPRPIK encoded by the coding sequence ATGTATTTCGCGCTCGTTATTCTTATTTTGCTTGTTTGCCTGCTGCTGTCACTTATTGTGCTGGCGCAGAACCCCAAGGGCGGCGGCGTCGGCAGCCAGTTTGGCGGTGGCGCGGTCAACTTAATGGGCGTGAAGCGTACCGGCGATTTACTCGAAAAGCTTACCTGGGGCTTCGCCATCGGGCTGATTGTACTGACCCTGGCGACCCACATGCTTGGCGGGGGTAGCGCCGCGCCGGTGCGGAGCGTAAATCAGCAGGCGGCTCAGCGGGCAGTAGTGCCCACGGCCCCCACCGCTCCGGCTCCGGGGGTAGGCGCACCGGGGCCGGCTCCCACTCCGCGACCCATAAAATAA
- a CDS encoding LptE family protein, with protein sequence MTSNRLNRGRRRALGLLALPVLLLAGGCGVYSFNGTNIDPTVKTLSIQTFQNTAPNAPASLSQRFTEDIKDYFQRNTTLKLVPRDGDLQFEGTVVAYDFAPAAIQQAGGIPGAGANRLTIQVQLRFTNTKNSKQDFEQTFQSQKDFASTQDIASVNNDLSSVREITRNIISDMFNKSVANW encoded by the coding sequence ATGACCTCGAATCGGCTTAACCGGGGGCGTCGGCGGGCGCTGGGGCTGCTGGCCCTACCCGTGCTACTGCTGGCCGGCGGCTGCGGCGTGTACTCGTTCAACGGCACCAACATTGACCCAACCGTTAAAACGCTGTCTATCCAGACGTTTCAGAACACCGCGCCCAACGCGCCGGCCTCCCTCTCGCAGCGCTTCACGGAGGATATCAAGGACTATTTTCAGCGCAACACGACCCTGAAGCTGGTGCCGCGCGACGGCGACTTGCAGTTTGAGGGCACCGTGGTGGCCTACGATTTCGCGCCGGCCGCCATTCAGCAGGCGGGTGGAATACCGGGAGCGGGGGCCAACCGCCTCACCATCCAGGTGCAGTTGCGCTTCACGAATACCAAGAATAGCAAGCAGGATTTTGAACAAACCTTTCAGAGCCAGAAGGACTTCGCCTCAACGCAGGACATCGCATCGGTGAATAATGACCTGAGTTCGGTGCGTGAAATTACGCGCAACATCATCAGCGACATGTTCAACAAATCGGTGGCTAACTGGTAG
- a CDS encoding sigma-54 interaction domain-containing protein: protein MTNQEIQSIKQRFGIIGNAPALNYAIQVAAQVAPTDMTVLITGESGSGKESFSKIIHALSPRKHGQFIAINCGAIPEGTIDSELFGHEKGAFTGANEARKGYFEVTDGGTIFLDEIAEMPLGTQARLLRVLENGEFIRVGSSKVQKTDVRVVAATNVNLLDRVQAGKFREDLYYRLNTVPITVPPLRDRGEDIYLLFRKFTADFSEKHRVKPISLTPDAVRLLTRFRFPGNIRQLKNLAEQISVLEMEREVDAARLTTYLPAAQTSQLPALLPHGAGGNDFSSYSERDILYRLLFDMRRDMTDLKKVVLELATGNAPRPAEAQELLRQNSHLFSNLGEASPYPPAEGPADTNGYFLPGGPAAPLRVDMTSANYDDDQDEDQTEDIPHETEEETLSLDAIEKEMILKALKKHHNKRKYAAQDLGISERTLYRKLKQYDLESA from the coding sequence TTGACAAATCAAGAAATTCAATCCATCAAGCAGCGCTTCGGCATTATCGGTAATGCGCCGGCGCTGAACTACGCCATTCAGGTGGCGGCGCAGGTTGCGCCGACTGATATGACGGTGCTCATCACCGGCGAAAGCGGGTCAGGCAAAGAGTCGTTTTCCAAGATTATCCACGCGCTGTCGCCGCGCAAGCATGGGCAGTTCATTGCTATCAACTGCGGCGCTATTCCCGAAGGCACCATTGACTCGGAGCTGTTTGGCCACGAGAAAGGTGCATTTACAGGGGCCAACGAGGCGCGCAAGGGCTATTTTGAGGTCACCGACGGCGGCACCATTTTCCTGGATGAAATTGCCGAGATGCCGCTCGGCACCCAGGCCCGCCTTTTGCGCGTGCTGGAAAACGGCGAGTTTATTCGGGTGGGTAGCAGCAAGGTGCAGAAAACCGATGTGCGCGTAGTGGCGGCTACCAACGTGAACCTGCTCGACCGGGTGCAGGCCGGTAAGTTCCGCGAGGACTTGTACTACCGCCTGAACACGGTACCGATTACGGTGCCGCCGCTGCGCGACCGAGGCGAGGATATCTACCTGCTGTTCAGGAAGTTCACGGCCGATTTTTCGGAGAAGCATCGGGTAAAGCCCATCAGCCTGACGCCCGACGCGGTGCGGCTGCTCACACGGTTTCGGTTTCCGGGTAACATCCGGCAGCTCAAGAACTTAGCGGAGCAGATTTCGGTCTTGGAAATGGAACGCGAGGTAGATGCCGCGCGGCTGACCACTTACCTGCCCGCCGCCCAAACTTCGCAGTTGCCGGCGCTGCTGCCGCACGGCGCGGGCGGCAACGATTTCAGCTCGTACTCGGAGCGCGATATTTTGTACCGGCTGCTGTTTGATATGCGCCGCGACATGACCGACCTTAAGAAAGTAGTGCTGGAGCTGGCCACCGGCAACGCTCCGCGCCCGGCCGAAGCTCAGGAGCTACTACGGCAGAATAGTCACTTGTTCAGTAACTTAGGTGAAGCCTCGCCCTACCCCCCCGCCGAGGGTCCGGCTGACACCAACGGCTACTTCCTGCCCGGCGGCCCGGCCGCGCCGCTGCGAGTCGATATGACCTCGGCCAACTACGACGACGACCAGGACGAGGACCAGACCGAGGACATTCCGCACGAGACGGAGGAGGAAACGCTTTCGCTCGATGCGATTGAGAAGGAGATGATTCTCAAGGCGTTGAAGAAGCATCACAACAAGCGTAAGTACGCCGCCCAGGACCTGGGTATCTCGGAGCGCACCCTGTACCGCAAGCTTAAGCAATATGACCTCGAATCGGCTTAA
- a CDS encoding type II toxin-antitoxin system HicB family antitoxin, which yields MYNPAHYPVVMYWSEEDQAYLVEVPDLPGCLADGPTQAEAIANSRVIIQEWLAFAQETGRIIPAPSERLRMAA from the coding sequence ATGTATAATCCAGCTCATTATCCGGTTGTTATGTATTGGAGTGAGGAAGACCAGGCCTATTTAGTAGAGGTACCCGACTTACCGGGCTGCCTGGCTGATGGCCCAACCCAGGCCGAAGCTATTGCTAACTCCCGCGTCATTATTCAAGAGTGGCTTGCCTTTGCGCAAGAGACGGGCCGCATCATTCCAGCGCCTAGCGAACGGCTACGGATGGCAGCTTGA
- a CDS encoding type II toxin-antitoxin system HicA family toxin, protein MSRKQKFLDQLLSGQHDHTIDFAALCTLLISLGFEQRIRGSHHILGRIGVVEIINLQPGSNGAAKPYQVKQVRSLLLTYQDLLNLSIG, encoded by the coding sequence ATGAGCCGAAAGCAAAAGTTTTTAGACCAATTGCTCTCTGGCCAGCACGACCATACCATTGATTTTGCGGCGCTTTGTACGCTACTCATAAGTCTTGGCTTTGAGCAACGCATCCGGGGTAGCCATCATATTTTGGGACGGATTGGCGTGGTGGAAATTATCAATTTACAGCCCGGTTCCAACGGCGCAGCAAAGCCCTACCAGGTCAAACAAGTTCGTAGTCTGCTGCTTACTTACCAGGACTTATTAAACCTTTCCATTGGCTAA